In the genome of Dama dama isolate Ldn47 chromosome 33, ASM3311817v1, whole genome shotgun sequence, the window aaccagacccttgccacctcctctaattaaacctgtccaacatcggggatcatacccaggagaggactggcaagtaGATTTTACAGCCATGCCAAAGACCCAAGGGTTTTCTTATTTGCTAGTCTTTATTGACACATTCACAAGATAGATCGAAGCGTTCCCTACTGAGACAGAGCTACAAAAGTCTGTAAGGCTCTGCTGAAGGAAATAGTGCCTAGGTTTGGGCTGCCTCGgtcacttcagagtgacaatgggccCTCATTTACAGCCACGATATCCCAAAACCTAGCCGCATGCTTAGGCATAAAATACCGGCTCCACTCATCCTGGAGGGCTCAAGCTTCAGGAAAGGTAGAGAGAGCCAACCAGACTCTTAAAAGGGCTCTGGCTAAGCTATGCCAAAAAACACACAATAAGTGGACACACATGCTACCCATAGCCCTCATGAGGGTACAGACATCCCCCAAACGGCCACTATTGTTAAGTCCTTATAAAATGATATATGGACGTCCATTCTTAActtctgatttgttttttgaTGAAGATGCCAATACACTCTTAAAACATATAACTGACCTGGGAAGGTTTCAACAAGAACTCCAACGGTATGGAGAACAGATCCTCCCTAAACCACAGGAAGACTTAAAAAATCCCCAGGTAGAGCCAGGGGATCAAGTATTAGTAAAGACCTGGCAAGAAAAAGAGAGTCCAAACCAGCTGTCCGAAAAATAGACAGGGCCATATCAGGTTGTTCTAGTGACCTCAACTGCTGTAAAAGTAAAGGGTCTATCTGCCTGGGTCCACAATTCTAGAATAAAACCCTATGGCCTACAGGAGGGGGAGACAAAAACTGAGACTCCAAAGCCAGAGGACAGCTATTCCTGTGAACCTGTTAAAGATCTCAGGCTCTTGTTCAAGCGGAACCCCATCAACCCTCCCTCAGATAAGTAAAATGCATCATATGATGTTCTTCCTCTTTCTAATTATATCTCCCTGTGTGGCTATTGATCTCTCCCTAAACGAGGCATATACACTTGCAAACCACACTGCTTCTCAACTTAACCAGCCCATGCTGGATCTGCATTAATGGCAAAAGTTGGGGATATGTCCAACCTATCCCAGGGTATCAATGGCCCACCCTTCCAGCTGAGCTACGGGCTGTTACTCAGCGCACCCCATCTGGACGTAGTATGGCCTTTtgggaaaaaggggaaaaaaacttcatgccttGGTACCAGCAACAACTGTCTCTATTTACCCCCTCGATGACATCTGCAATCCCACCTGAgcccttattttctctcttgactAACATCCCTCAAGTGACCTTCCCTATCTGTCTAAAAAGCCACTCCCTAACAGGGGTGTCAGTTGAAAATCTAGATGACTCACAATGTGGGGTGACCTTCACTGTTGAAACTAATGAGAAAAACCGGGACCTAAAAATTTCACTAGGGTATTACGATTTAGCCCAAAGTTTAAAAACTAGAGGTTCTGGCAGAACCGACACACTATACCTATCCCCAAACATGAGGCTCTCCTCAGATGCCATTAACCAGTCTCAAAAATCCATGTTCTGTTCTGGACGACCAAAGAACCACACCCGTTCGTCCTGGTTTCTAAACCGGACGGGCAACTCTGACCCCTGTTATTCCCTTGTAGGGGTACCCACCCCTAAAAACCTAACCCTATGGTGGGAGCCCAAACGAAATACTCTCTACCTTGAGGACAAAACCCAGGATGCCTCACAACACTTAAATCTGTTTCTAAATGCCCTCACTGCTGCCGGTTTTGCAGCAAGTGGGGTGACAGTCTCCTCCCAGCTGCTAAAAGACTGCCCCTGTTCCATTATGCCATGTTCCAGTTGTAAGGCAGATAAAAATCCTGTTCCTCTTTGGCAAACCCATTTTGCTGCCCAACTTAAACCTAGTCATGGTGTCTATTTCATATGTGGGGATAAAGCTTATTTATCCCTACCACCTTTTTGGTCAGGAACTTGCTCCCTAGGGTATGTTACGCCCCACATAGATCTGGCCTGGAGTAATACCTCCTTGCCTCTACCAGTATATACCAACCAGAGGATACGTCGTGCGGTAATACTTACCCCTATTTTCCTGGCATTAGGACTGACTGCTGGTTTAACAGGAGTTGCCGTGGGGGGAACTTCTTTACATAAATTTCAGCAGCTTTCTACCGACACTGCTGTATCCATAGAAAAAACAGCGAAGACCCTCCAATGCCTACAATCCCAGTTAGACTCCCTAGCCGCAATGGTCCTACAAAATCGTCGGGCCCTAGACTTATTGACTGCAAAACAGGGAGGCACTTGTCTATATCTAAAAAaagaatgctgtttttattataaCCAGTCTGGGCAGGTCCAAAAAGATATCAAGGGGCTTTTGGAACAGGCTACAAAGATCCGGGATTTAAGTTCAACAGGTGTATGGagttctccttctttcccttcttggcTCTTACCATTCATGGGTCCAGTGATAACTATCCTATTAGGCCTCCTATTTGGCCCTTGTATACTCCAACTCCTTACAAAGTTTATCTCCAGCAGACTCCAGCAGTTCCAGGCCAAATTGATGTTACTACAAGGGTGGGAGCTGGTTTCAAATAtaaaacaccccaacttagatcaggtagagagagacttctgctctgctaggcaggcctacgccccgacacagcaggaagaagttacagaagaaagagacctccgccccaattcccaagaagcatcttgagtatgaagtctctcaggggggagttgttaggggaagcacactgattgaaaccgcccaccctggtcaggtaccacagtaaccatttgcatgagttgttttatggcaggagatcctgataaggaatacggaactaataggccaccaccagccggaagagttcgggaaagatcgagaggagacactacctgtccgtccacttcccagaatccctcctgctagcatccatcttggctgagcgatgcgtgcgccaccaggaaagactctgaattagaatgattggccaaagaccacccggaaactaatcccatcaccataaaacccaagactgcgagccacgcggcagagcagttctcctgggttcccttaccctcctgctctccacccgggtgccctttcccaataaaatctcttgctttgtcagcacgtgtctcctcggacaattcttttccgagtgttagacaagagcccagtttcagaccctggaagggggtcccccttcctgcaacacttttTACTTAGATGGTGTGTGTCAATTATCTGGAACTGTTCCTGAGTTCTTTATATCATAAAACGTAGGTAGTATGGTAAAGGAAAAAATGGGGATTCTAAAAATGAGTTTAACACTAATTATACCTGAATATCCTTAAAATGGTAATTAAAATACAAACACTGTTTGCAAAAGTTAGTTCagccccaccccctctccagtGAATGGAATAACTGAAGGAACAATAGGCCTTTCATATCTGATGCTCAGAATATAAATCTGCTTTGTATCATCATCTTATTGTTCTAGTTAACACTATACTCTTCCGCACCTCTCTGTCCTTATAATTCCTACTTCCTCTAAGTGTTTGGTCAGTTTTAGTTTTGCTTCCTCTGAATGCCTTCCAGTAGGACATACATGGATGTTATTTATGATCTATTCTATGCTGCTGCCTACACAACCCAGAATGATCTGACCCCAGTATTTTTTCCAAACTCATCTCATGCTGTCTCCTCCTTGCACACCTTATTTCAGACTCACTGGGTCTGATGGTTAATTTCATGTATCAACTTGATTGGGCCACAGGGTGTCCAGgcatttggtcaaacattattttgGGTGactctgtgagggtgtttctggatgaggtTAATATCTGACTCTCTTGTGTTTCCAGTTTGCCAGCTGCACATCTTGGAACTTCTTAGCCTCGATAATTATATGAGCCAATTCCTtagaatgtataatatatatacagatatatgtgtgtgtctctgtgtgtgtgtatctgtcctATTTGTTTCTTTGAGGAGCCTGGATTAACACACTAGGTTTCTCATGAAGCTCTTTCTTGCCTCAGGGACCTCTGACATGCTGTTCCCTTTGCCAGAACTTGCCTTTCCCTGGTCTTCCCACGGCTGTCTCATTCTCATCATTTGTCTCTACTCAAGTTGTTTCCTCTTCCTGGAAGTTTTCCGTGACCACATGAGTAAAACCCCTGCTCCCACTACTCCACAAACCCTGATGCTCCACCAGGACactctctttattttcttcttatcacTTAGGCCTGAAACAGTAACTATTTGTGTaatttttgtggttgttgtttgcCCACTCTTTTCCTTGGTGTTTCATCATAAGGGAAGCAAACCTCTCATTCTCGTCCACCAGTGGATCTCTGTGCTCACAGAGAAGCCTAGCTTGTACTAGCTACTCAGAAAATATGCTTCCTTGTATTTATTTAATGGTGTGAGGAACTCAAGAACAGTTTCAGAAAATTGACATATCCTGTAATTATTTTAAGTAGTTTTTTGTCTACATCACCAGCATTAGGAGAAATAAGAACAGAGACTATGATGATAAAACTTCAGCTTTGAATCTTTATTATCAGCCACCCAAGAAAGCAGGCAATACTTCCCCTTTCTTCCTACCAAATAAGAATCACATGGGTGACGTACATGGAAGTACCCTGAATATGCGAACCATGGTTTATATTATTATACAGTAGCtatattttaatagtttaatGGTACAATAGGATAATAGTTTAACATTGGAAACGATAACTGTTATTGTACCTTCTTTTCCCACTTTGTATTGTGCTTGATTTCCTTTTGACACTTTATGAGCACTTCATATTATCAGATATTCTTTGcaaacatgatttagtgactctATGTATTGCTTTGTGTGGATGTATAATAATTGCAAATCTCCTGATTGCTGGATATTTAGAGTTCTTTTATTTACATTAAACTTATATTGTGATATGTCATAATAGATCAAATATGTATCTGATTATAGTTTCAGAATGTGTCTTCAGACGGAATAatacagcaaaagaaaagaatttttatgGCATTCTGAGCATAATGACACATCGTTTTTCATTAGAGATCATACCAGTTTACATGCTTTACATTTCCCAAGTGTTGAGTGAgacatattttttacctctagcATTCTTATGGGTGAGGGACATTATTTTTGCTGTTGAATGCATATTTATGGTATTATTGGTGAAGCTGagcatttttgtatatatattggacatttatttttctcagaattGCTTGCTGTTGTTTTGACCGTTTTTCTATTGGATTTAaggatttctttcatttaatcaATTTGTATGAGTGTATTATAGATTGATGGCTTCTATCATTTATCATgaatctttcaaatatttttcccaatGTGTCTTTTGTCATAAATTTATATATGACACAGAACTTTTCATTTTCAGGTAATCAGGTTTATTGATAGTTCTGGCTATGGTTTCTTTTTATCATATTTATGTGTTGAAAGTTCTTCTTTGGTTTGAGATCACATAATTATTGATAttctttttctcctattctgatagaattttattattactttaacTCCTAAGCCACCTGGAATTTGGGGTACCAAAGTAGGGATTTTACTTGTTTCCTGTCTTCATGCCTAGTCAAGCATTGCTCATTCATTTTATCAGTTTCCACATGCCAAATCCTCCATAGACTAACATACGTTTCTTGGGCATTTGTTCTATTCTAATCTACTGGTTCAATTTTGCACTGACACCATTCTATGAAAAATTATTATGGCATTACCACGTGGTGTGATTAGGCAAAATGAGTTTCTCATTagtgctcttcttttttttttaatttatttatttactttttcagtgggttttgtcatacattgacatgaatcagcaatagatttacacatattccccatccccatcccccctcccacctccctctccacccgattcctctgggtcttcccagtgcaccaggcccgagcacttgtctcatgcatcccacctggtctggtgacctgtttcaccatagataatatacatgctgttctttcgcaacatccctccctcaccttctcccacagagttcaaaagtctgttctgtacttctgtgtctctttttctgttttgcatatagggttatcattaccatctttctaaattccatatatatgtgttagtatgctgtaatgttctttatctttctggcttacttcactctgtataatgggctccagcttcatccatctcattaggactggttcaaatgaattctttttaatggctgagtaatattccatggtgtatatgtaccacagcttccttatccattcgtctgctgatgggcatctaggttgcttccatgtcctggctattataaacagtgctgcgatgaacattggggtgcacgtgtctctttcagatctggtttcctcagtgtgtatgcccagaagtgggattgctgggtcatatggcagttctatttccagttttttaagaaatctccacactgttttccatagcggctgtactagtttgcattcccaccaacagtgtaagagggttcccttttctccacaccctctccagcatttattgcttgtagacttttggatagcagccatcctgactggcgtgtaatggtacctcattgtggttttgatttgcatttctctgataatgagtgatgttgagcatcttttcatgtgtttgttagccatctgtatgtcttctttggagaaatgtctgtttagttctttggcccattttttgattgggtcatttatttttctggaattgagtgctcttcttttaaaaacaacattGACTGTCTTGTTGACTCATTCAGATAACATTTCGACTCTTTATGTAAATGcaaacttttatattttgttggaATTACACCAAGCATGCAAATTAATTTggtagaattttatatttttacaatttcttCAGCATTATGTCACAGAACtaagactttattctttttcatttatttcaagaaTTGTTTTAAGCTCTACAGTGAAGGTTTCTAGTTTTTTTAAAGGTCACTTAAGGTTTTCATTAAGATTATAACTCAATATTGTATATTTGATTACAGTTCTTTATTTAGGTAGCTCTGATGTTGTTATACTATTTCTAAGGAAGTAAATGTTGCTTATATGTGTCATCACTCAGTTTCGTATATTGGGAGAAGAGTTGAAGAGAAACAAGTCCAGGTTAGTGAGTAAAGAAAGCACATAGGATTCAGGTGAGGAGTCACTTCCACACAAACGCAGCTTATAAACCCCGATATAGCTTGTAGTTTTAACTTGGTTCCCATCATGCCTGATTTTTCACTTGTAGATAGTTGTCTCTTTGATTTATAATAAGTATTTGagagtttattataaaaatacacaCCATTATTATCCTCCAGTTGGGCTTTCCTGgggcctcagtggtaaagtagGGTATGGATAGCAAGGACAGAACAGAGAAACTGTCTATAGTAATGGTGAGATGTTATCAGACAAAATCAGAGCTGATAGGATCAGATGCTCGCAGAAGGAGGGAGGGGTCACTTTGCAGGTGGGGAGCCTTCTGCCCTCCAACTCTCCCTGCTCTTCTCCCTTTTCAGATGACTTcacaccagggaagtcagttaTTTGAATGGATTCTTTCAGAAAAGTGTTTCTTGTATCCTAGATGGAtgcacaaaatattttttcccaccatagggaaaaaataaacaaacaaactgcTACGAAAGAAGGGTTGAAGTAGCCCTATTGGAACAATATGCAAAGAACaaagcaagtgggggctgaaaaCCAAATACCATATTGATTACAGTCTCTATGGAGAAGGCATCATAAGTTTCACACCAACTTCCAAATCAACTTTTGGGTTCCACTGCAGCAAGTTTCTTGAGAGCAGGGTTTGTATCTTCATCGTTGCATCGATGAAGCTTAGCCCAGAGTTCACTAATGTTGGATTGTTCAAACATGGGTCTGTTTATAAGTTGCCTGCCTCTGCTTAATACAGGAATAAATAAtgtctcaaacattttcaggcaccCTTTTCCCCTCTCCTATTTTGATGTGAGTTATATTGAAGACTAAGTgttttatttatcaaatataaATCCTGGCACTAGAAGGCAAGTCTAAGGACTTCTTGCCTTCCTGTCATTCTAATTTATGAATGGTACAAGGTCGCCATCCACCTCCAGTTCAGAGCTCCCATGAACTTGAACCCGAGGATCCTCCTTCTATTTAGCTTACTGCTGCAGTGGTCCTTGTACTGGTTTTGTCTAGGACAGACTGCCCGTCTCttgacttctctctctcctttttcctcaCCCTGGTTTACTGAGATGCAGCCCTTTTTATCTGCTCACAGATGTGAACTCCTAAGTGCTAGTTTGtgatcaagaagcaacaaagCTGTCATCtccctaaatatatttttatattttgctcaGTGTTGTCACTATAAATAAGAGAAAGTATTGCTGATGGGATTTTTCATGTGtgtgctctctttctctcttcctcttcatctACTTTATCATCACCAGGCCCCTGAGCTGTGCCACCACCCTGAAACAAATGGGGGCAAGCAACCAATTACATTAAAATGCAATATAAATAGAGGGAACAAACAATTTTTAACTTTGGTTTCCTGAAAAACGGCTCCCATTCTGGTGGCTAGTCAAGGACAGAGAACAAATAAAGAGGTTATTTGGGTATCATTTCATTTGAACTATCATAAGGATGTAAGTGGCCTGGGGGAACAGTCCCACCGAGACCTTGCTGTCTCACAAAGAGTTGTTTTTGTCTCTGTCACTTATTTGGGAGAATACTGAGATAGAAGGTATTTCTGTCGGAGTCTTACGGAAATTATTCTGGGAACAGTACCCGTGAAAAGGATTGTGAGAATAATGAACGTGGAGATTTGAATCCCTCATGTCTTCTAGAAATGGAAAGACAGGAAAAGATAGAAATGCCCTGCCAAGAATTGTCGTACATATGCCACTCTCTCTCACAGCAGGCAATGCCGTCAAGCATCAAGGTGACCTTAGAACCTGAGCATGTGGAAGGAAGAGGTAGTCACACATTTAGCAGGCTGTCTGGAAACAGGTGGAGCAGTGGTCAATATATCACATATGTTGCAGTCTCCCTTGTCATGCCCATGGCAGATAGTATAAGTGAATTAGGATCTGATCTCCCCCACAACCcacattttctctttaaatatgtTGCAAATCAGAATGCCAGGTATGTTAGCCACCTCCTGGTGGCAGCATACCAGGAGAATCTACGTGCTATCTATGATCTGGAGTGACCTGAGACATCTATCTGTGAAGTCAGATTGGAGGAAATGTGATCTGGGCGTGATTTAAGAAGGAAGCACCTGCCCCCTCACCTTGAGTTTCTGCCCCGACTCCAGGTACAGTCACACCCCTCGCCATGACTGCCCTGGGGTGGGTTTTTACACTTCTCATGGCATCATACCCATTTAACTTTGCTTTCTACTCTGCCCTGTTGCTTCTGCCTCTGTAATATCCAGGCAAGACTGAGGGGCTGTCTTGCTGGGGATGTGACTGGAGTGGAGTTGAGGTGATGACGAGGGAGAGGGTCTGggttttctctccatctctgtctacACTCATGTGTTTAGTATGTCTTGAAGTTTTTGATTCTGGTCTTGGGATCGACAACAAAATCTCCAGATGCCTTAATTGGCATTCTGCTCAGCTCCTCTGATGCCCCTTTCTGATTTTTAGGTTTCCTGGGAGATCACTGGACTAGTGATGGCCACTATGATGATATCTATAAATAATTTTCCCACAAATAAGTTGCTAAGGTCCTACAGAAATGATGCTTGAGCTTCATAATTTTTAGACAAAGCCTGCACATCTGCCTTCATATCAGGTGTTGCTCTAATACTGATTTTTTCATATTGTCATGAACCTTTCTGATATATTCTCCCTCCTTCAATTCAAACAGCCTCACTGAAGTTTGGTAATAGTCTCTGAAAACTGGCCACCAAATCATACTTGTCTACAATAATGTAGATACATTTCAgtatatgtaattaaaaataattttaattataaaagcttTCAGTCATACTTATCTTCATAATGAATGTTGTGTTTCTGGAAATATTCAAGTTTGTTATGCACAAATATGTGTAGACAGTTTGAGGGACAAAGGGGCTGGAGGAGTGTTTTCTGAGATTCTGTTTCTTTAGAAGATTCTTTCTtccaaatgtgatttttaaaacgaAGAAAAGAAATTGAGGGGAAACAGCTCAATCTTCAGATCAGGCAATTGCTTCAGAATGAGGGGTTTGTGGCTGTTCTCAGCTGTGAGGATTCTGAAATTCTTGCCAACCTCAAACCTGACtcttaaatttctaattttaagtGTATCCCACTGAGTTAAGACAATGCTTCTCTCTGAAAGATGACACTCATGAAACAGTCATTGTTGTAATTATCTGGTTATGTGAAGCAAAATAGGAGGGAATGGTCATGCCTTAGAAGTCTTGAGTAAGGGAGAAGCATTATGCCTTTGGGTCACATCCTTCACACTTTGGGGACATCTTGAAGTCATGGGAGTCACTTTTTCTTTGACCAGTTTTATGCTACCAGAGCATTTTCACAAACTAGACTTCTAACATAGCTGTGCCCTTTGCACCAGCTCAGCACCTTACCTCATCACCTCCCTAACATCCTTCACCTGCCACCATGTGCTAAGCTAGACTTCATCTCTCTTCTCCACCAGTGTCCAGTTTTCCTCAGAAGCTACTTTTATGTCACCTTCCCcatccctgccccttccctctctGCCATGGCCTTCAGAAGCAGGTTTCTTCCTATTTCATGGCTCATAGGAAAACAGGAAGGTCCCTGCTCACTGCAGTCCCATTTTCTAGAAAAAGAGCATCTTCTCAGCCTTCTCACAGCAGTGTTGACAAATGCAACTTAATGACATCAACATTAACCCCCTCTTGTTTTAAGTAGCCTGAGAGACAGCATGCACAATATTGGCTCTTGCTTGAGCTACGAGGAACAGGGCAAGACTCCCAATGGACTAACTGATTCACAAATGTACATGAAAAACCCTCTGATGGTTTCAGAAACACTAGTGTGATGGGAGACATGCAGGACCAGAAAAGGGTATGCTGAGGTTCTGAAGTGTTCAGGTGGGGCTGAATGAATCTGGTCGGGCCTTAAAGTTCATTTGTCCTCACTAGGACCAGGTTGCTGCTACCTGGGAATATTTGGTTTACCACAACTACATTATTCCATGGGTGTAGTATCAACTGCTCTTGGAAGATATGAGACTCCAATGAGCCCCTAAAGTCACTTTAATTTCTATAATTGTCCACAATAAAATAATTTGGGAAAAAGTCTTATAGGTTTGTTTTAATAACCAATCAACTCAATTATATCTGAAGACCTACCCCTGTGAGTATAAATCTTGTTGATATTTGGCTTAATAGAAGATAGCTGGATTCCCATTTCTGCTTCTACATTCAATCTGTTGTCTGTTGTTTtgcagaaatatatgaagaaattctGTCCTCAGATAGACATGTAGTTGGAAGAGTAAGGAGAACTTTACTTGCCTTTGTAGATCAGTGTAAATACTCTTTTTTTGATGGTACACCAAAATTCAGCAAGTAGTAGTTTCTTAAAACTGTGTTTGAAATCTGAAACCATTTCAGTGAACTTTTCTTGACTCCCTTACATTACAACCCATTATCTCAGCTtgcattttgattactgtagccttgtagtatagtgtgaagtcagggagcctgattcctccagctccatttttctttctcatcatcttGCATGTTGAGTGGATTATTTTATCATGCATGATTCTGTAACATCAGACATTGGAAAATATTGGTTCATAGCTTTTCAGATGTTCACACATTTCATCattcaatatcaaaaaatcaCGTTTATTTGTAGCACCACCAAGCCTATTAGAAAAGCCTTTAACTGTTAAGAAGCTGGCAAGCTCATGGTGATGGATACAggcttttcaaaatttaaatttctacttGAAAACTTGAATTTTATCACTGGCAACAAATACTGTCAGTCATTTTCTTTGAAGTGATAGATTTACTCACTTTCATGATATTTCCCAAATACCCAGATCGGAATAGCCACAGTTTGCCTCTCTTTTGTACTTTCAAGTAAGAGTGGCATTTGTGAATAAGATGAATAGTTCAGTTTGCACTTCAAACAGTTGCCCAAGTGCTTTGTTTGAGGTTAACCACCATCCTTCAGGATGCAACAGAAATGCAATTGTTTATGCATGCTTCCTGTTTTATTTATGATGGTTCATTCTAtgtgttcagttggtaagtc includes:
- the LOC133051015 gene encoding syncytin-2-like produces the protein MAFWEKGEKNFMPWYQQQLSLFTPSMTSAIPPEPLFSLLTNIPQVTFPICLKSHSLTGVSVENLDDSQCGVTFTVETNEKNRDLKISLGYYDLAQSLKTRGSGRTDTLYLSPNMRLSSDAINQSQKSMFCSGRPKNHTRSSWFLNRTGNSDPCYSLVGVPTPKNLTLWWEPKRNTLYLEDKTQDASQHLNLFLNALTAAGFAASGVTVSSQLLKDCPCSIMPCSSCKADKNPVPLWQTHFAAQLKPSHGVYFICGDKAYLSLPPFWSGTCSLGYVTPHIDLAWSNTSLPLPVYTNQRIRRAVILTPIFLALGLTAGLTGVAVGGTSLHKFQQLSTDTAVSIEKTAKTLQCLQSQLDSLAAMVLQNRRALDLLTAKQGGTCLYLKKECCFYYNQSGQVQKDIKGLLEQATKIRDLSSTGFLGDHWTSDGHYDDIYK